The window GTTTTGCTTGGCTTTATAGAGTGCGTCGTCGGCGGCTTTGAATAAATTGTCCAGGTTATCCTCTTTAAGCGCCGCCACGCCGAAACTGGCCGTAATAGTGGTTGCGGTATGGATCTGTGCTGTTTCAAGTTTGGAGCGCAACATTTCGGCGATTTGCTCGGCTTGTGTCAAGCTGGTGTCTGGCAGCATCAAAAGGAACTCTTCGCCTCCCCAGCGGGCAACATAGTCGGACTCTCTTACGTTGCTGCGTACTAATTCCGCGCTCTTGCGCAGTACCTGGTCGCCGACATCGTGGCCGTAACGGTCGTTGACCATTTTGAAGTAATCCAGGTCAATCAACACGAATGCCATTGGGGTTTGGGTGTGTTTCCAGGCGTTTAAGCCAGCGAGCAGAGGCTCGCGTATGCCAATGCGGTTGAGCAGGCCGGTGAGCTGGTCGGTTTTAGCGAGGTCCTCGAACTGCTTGTTTTGCAGGTTCAGCAATTTGTTGATGGATTCGAGCTCATTCTGATAGTTGCGTGTGCTTTGCAGTTCAGCCTTGAGGCGGGTTAAGCGCAGCAGTAGCAGCAGAAAAATCGTCGCCGCCCAAACCAGTGCGATCCCCCGGTACAGGGTTTCGTTAGAAATATAATTGCCCTGCCAGATTATTTTTTCGATCTGTATTTCATGGGTGCCCGAATGAAGTGCTGAGCTGGTTTGGAACTCGATATAAATAACATCGTTGAACTCCGGGTGCGACTCCTTCAGCGGAATTTTCTTTTGTACCAGCCACCAGTCTGCGACCTCGAAGTCCTGCAGACGCACACCTACACCATTGCGCAGATTTGCGATGGGAACCTCGGCCTGGTTATATTTCGTTGTAGTTTCATCACCCAGCACATAGTAGCGTGGGTGTCGGTTGCGCAGGTAAACCCGGATGTAGTTGGCCTCGCCAAGGTATTCGCCAACAATCGTCATTTTGTTAAACGCACGTAAATCCAGGCCGCGCCAGTTTTCGTTAATGGTACTTATTTGGAAGCTGCAGTAGGGTGCATAGATTGCGTCGCTCAGAATACAGCGCCAGCGGCGCGCCTTTTCGTCAACCCAGGACGCTTCGCTTTTGCCACCGGAATAGCTATCACCAGCGATATTGGCCTGGTATTCACTCGGGCGAATTTCAAGCTTACGGGTGACAATATCCTTTGGGGTAAGCACGCAAATAATCGACAGCAGGGCCAGCAGGCCGAGAGTGGCATCAAACCGGGATAAGGCGTGGAGGTTTTTCAAACGGGTAGCAGGCATTAACGAAGTGACCCTAAGCATCTAAAAGGGTTTTTGATAAGTGTAGTCAATATACCGGCAAATGCTGACGCATAAATCGTTATATGCGATTGACTAATCGCGCTATGGCCCGGCGATAGCTGGGCTGGCGAAAGGAGGTGTGGCGCTATAATCATTATTATTATCCCAACCTTGGGTTGCCTATAGCATACTCAATGCGGGGTTTTTGGCACGAAAACACCCGCAAAAACAGCCAACTTTATGCGCTGGCGCAAATTTCTATTAGGTTTTGACGGGGCTTACTTGAGCCTGTTCGGGCTTGCCCACTGGCGCGTTGCAAAGGTGATAAAGGTTTCCCAATTGGGCGCAGGTGTATGTCCACCTTCATGCTGCCTGAAGGCAAGTTTACCTGCAAGTAACCCGTTGCCCACCGCCGGTAACTCGTTTTGGGTCACGCCTTGTTCGCCGAACAGCGCGTAAGCCGGCGTGGCATGGTAGGCCGCGAGCAGCATACCTTTCGGATCGACCCAACTCTCGCCCTGGCTGCCGACGCTCACCAGCACGGGGCGTGGAGCACAGAGCGCGAGTAACTGATGCGCATCGACGGGAATGTCGTTAACTTTCTTCGGGCCTGCATACTTGACGAAATTACCTGCCATCCAGTGGTACTCTCCGGCGCCGGCAAGGTTACCCACTTGTTCCCCAAAGTTGCGACGCCAGAGCTTTGCACCGCCTTCGCCGGAAGAGCTGATAAATCCCGCGGCGAATCGATTATCGAAAGCCATGGCGACCAGTGCCGCCTTGCCAAAGCGCGAGTGGCCGTGGACACTGATTCTGTCTGCTGCAACCCGGCTATCGGTTTGCAAATAAGTGAGTACTTGCGATGCACTCCAAGCCCACGCCCTCAATGCACCCCAGTCGGTGGGATTGCGTGGCTTGCCATTGTTAACAAATCCGATAATACCTTGTGATAAGCCGTCGCCCGAGTCGGCCTGGAACTCGGTAGGAATAATTTCCGCGTAGCCCCAGCCAGCATTAACAACCTGCTCCCGCCAGCGGGCATTGTCCGCCTGTATTTGGGCGTAGCGCTCTGCGGGCATACGATCGCGGAAACGCTCCCAAATGCCAGGGTCGAAGCTCATCACTACTACCACCGGTACGGGCTTGTTAGATTTCGGCAGGACCAGGGTAAAGTTTAGCGAGAGATTGAGTGCTGCATTCTCTGGGTGAACGAGGGTGCTGGTGAAATGCTGACGAATCGCACTGGTGCCGCTGTCGTCAATTGGTGTGGTGGAACCTGCCTTCCAGTGCAGTTCCGGCGCACCGCCGGGAACATAGCCGTATATCTCCTGAGAAAAAGTGTTGAGCAATGCTGGCCGGTTAGCCTCCCAGTCGGTGGCGCTTGCGATGGCTTGACCGCTGACGCTAGTAAGTAGTGGTGGCAGAGAGTCCAGTGCAGTATTCGCCTTGGCCTCATCTGTATTTGCCGCGAAGGGAGAATCGGTATTCCCGTCAGCGCCGCGGCGCAGGTTTTCAATGCCCAACACGTGAAGTAGCTGTGCGTGATCCTGATCTGCGGTTAAGGGAGCGGATTGAGCGATGCCAAGATGGCCAAGCAAGAATGCCAAAAGGGTGTAGCGCAACGGATTTCTCATATTTTTTGGAATATTTTAGCGTTGTTATAGGATGTGCGGTCTTGCTGCTGAAAGGCTCCGCCCCAGGCTAATAACCGAACAAACAGTTTAGTAGCAAAACTATTCCATTGGCTAGTCGAGAAAGCAACCACTGGTAAGCCAATCTTCGCCACAGGCGGGCTCCAGGCCCGGGTTTGTTGGCTCCGGATATGTCAATTTACGCATCAACTCTGCAACATATGAAAAATATCCAGCTAGGCTAAAAGAAGAACCCTTCAACTGGCGCCGTCAGCAGGCTCAACGGATTCGTCCGCCTGTAGTGGCAAACTTAGAGGTTGGATCTAATGCTCAATTCCGTAGACGCAGATGATTATATGACGGCTAACCCCGTGATATTTTCGCCTGAAACCGATATTTATGAAGCGATTCAAGTATTAGTTGAGAGAAGAGTTACCGGGGGAACCGTATTAAATGCTCAGGGCGAAGTGGTGGGAATCGTCTCTGAGCTGGATTGTCTGAAAGCGGTTATCCAAACCGGCTATTATGGGGAAGGCGGCGGCACTGTTGCAGATTTCATGTTTGCAGGCAACATCCAGTTTATGGACGATCACGCAAATATCGTGGACGCAGCGCAGAAACTCTTAGCGTCAGGTCGCCGGCGTATGCCGGTCCGCAAAGACGGAAAGTTCCTGGGCCAGGTGAGCGCGCGCAGTTTGCTGATGGCATTTGTTGCGGCGGTCAACCGTACGGGTGACCCAGGTAGCTAGGGCCAACTATCGGCGCGATTGCGACGATAAGGGGGCGGCTTCTTTTTAATGGGTTATATAACGTATTAAATAGTAATACTGGTACGCAGTTTTTCCAGTAACTTGGCTCCCATCCCTTTTACTTTCAGAAGATCTCCGGTTTCCTTGTAGGGGCGGCGGGCGATGATTTCTTTAGCCAGTGCAGTGGATACGCCCTTGAGGTTTTGTACTTCCGCGAGCGAGGCGCTGTTCACGTTAACGAGTTCAATCGCTTTCGCCTTGGCGACTTTTTTTAATTTTTTCGGCGCACCTATTGGTGAGGATTTAACCTGGGAAGCTGGTTTTGTTTCTGTGGAAGTTGTTTTCGCGGGTGCGGTGTCTGAAGGTGATTTTTCTGCAGGTGCTGTTTTGGCCTGTGTCGCATCAGCGGTTGGTATTTTGATCGATGCAGTTTCAGCGGGCTCAAGT of the Teredinibacter turnerae T7901 genome contains:
- a CDS encoding GGDEF domain-containing protein, coding for MPATRLKNLHALSRFDATLGLLALLSIICVLTPKDIVTRKLEIRPSEYQANIAGDSYSGGKSEASWVDEKARRWRCILSDAIYAPYCSFQISTINENWRGLDLRAFNKMTIVGEYLGEANYIRVYLRNRHPRYYVLGDETTTKYNQAEVPIANLRNGVGVRLQDFEVADWWLVQKKIPLKESHPEFNDVIYIEFQTSSALHSGTHEIQIEKIIWQGNYISNETLYRGIALVWAATIFLLLLLRLTRLKAELQSTRNYQNELESINKLLNLQNKQFEDLAKTDQLTGLLNRIGIREPLLAGLNAWKHTQTPMAFVLIDLDYFKMVNDRYGHDVGDQVLRKSAELVRSNVRESDYVARWGGEEFLLMLPDTSLTQAEQIAEMLRSKLETAQIHTATTITASFGVAALKEDNLDNLFKAADDALYKAKQNGRNCVYTNG
- a CDS encoding CBS domain-containing protein translates to MLNSVDADDYMTANPVIFSPETDIYEAIQVLVERRVTGGTVLNAQGEVVGIVSELDCLKAVIQTGYYGEGGGTVADFMFAGNIQFMDDHANIVDAAQKLLASGRRRMPVRKDGKFLGQVSARSLLMAFVAAVNRTGDPGS